A region from the Tahibacter amnicola genome encodes:
- a CDS encoding cytochrome b: protein MIVEPAAPRERHTRLLRWLHWLSAVLVVAASVLAEIREFIPRGVPVRAALMQWHMATGLALLALYLPRVAARLLGNAPAAPPEAFAGARQLERLLHGLIYGVLLVQPLLGLAAAQAAGRTITLPLVSAIVPALPGIGGAWEGALENAHSLLGRLFYGLIALHVGAALWHHLVRRDATLRRML from the coding sequence GTGATCGTCGAGCCGGCAGCCCCACGGGAACGCCACACGCGCCTGCTGCGCTGGCTTCACTGGCTCAGCGCGGTGCTGGTGGTGGCCGCGAGCGTCCTGGCGGAAATCCGCGAGTTCATCCCGCGCGGCGTGCCGGTGCGGGCGGCGCTGATGCAATGGCACATGGCCACGGGTCTTGCGCTCCTGGCGCTGTACCTGCCGCGCGTCGCCGCGCGGCTGCTCGGCAACGCGCCCGCCGCACCGCCCGAGGCATTTGCCGGAGCGCGCCAGCTGGAACGGCTGCTGCACGGATTGATCTATGGGGTCCTGCTGGTGCAGCCGCTGCTGGGGTTGGCCGCCGCGCAGGCAGCGGGTCGCACGATCACGCTACCCCTGGTCAGCGCGATCGTGCCCGCTTTGCCCGGTATCGGCGGCGCCTGGGAAGGCGCACTGGAAAACGCCCACAGTCTGCTGGGACGCCTCTTCTACGGCCTGATCGCGCTGCATGTGGGCGCGGCTCTGTGGCATCACCTCGTCAGGCGCGACGCCACCCTTCGGCGCATGCTCTAG
- a CDS encoding GGDEF domain-containing protein, protein MRNSNTTQRRALRPLDDRPGRSSAACVVVIHGEGMGRRVQLGDQIVIVGRSPDVEFQINHRSVSRQHCRIWRENGEYRIRDLDSTNRTYINDKAVQEATLQDGDHIGVGDSVLKFMEQGSLEARYHEELYQLATSDPLTGLYNRRQFQELIEKEILRAARHHRSLCLALVDIDHFKAINDRFGHPMGDTVIRGVADILRRTVRSDQLVARIGGEEFALVYAEQVLAEAAEGAERVRAAVQAHHFELGNGPTAVTVSIGVAQWSGAMSGLPGLLRAADSELYRAKRTGRNRVCHGDDNT, encoded by the coding sequence ATGCGCAACAGCAATACGACCCAGCGCCGTGCCCTGCGGCCCCTGGACGACCGCCCGGGTCGGAGCAGCGCCGCCTGCGTGGTGGTGATCCACGGCGAAGGGATGGGACGGCGCGTGCAGCTGGGCGACCAGATCGTGATTGTCGGCCGCTCGCCGGATGTGGAATTCCAGATCAACCATCGCAGCGTGTCGCGCCAGCATTGCCGTATCTGGCGCGAGAACGGCGAGTACCGCATCCGCGACCTGGATTCGACCAACCGCACTTACATCAACGACAAGGCTGTCCAGGAAGCAACGCTCCAGGACGGCGATCACATCGGCGTAGGCGACAGCGTGCTCAAGTTCATGGAGCAGGGTTCGCTCGAGGCGCGCTACCACGAAGAGCTCTACCAGCTTGCCACCTCCGATCCGCTGACGGGCCTGTACAACCGGCGCCAGTTCCAGGAACTGATCGAGAAGGAGATCCTGCGCGCGGCGCGGCATCACCGGAGCCTTTGCCTGGCGCTGGTGGACATCGATCACTTCAAGGCGATCAACGATCGCTTCGGCCACCCGATGGGCGATACGGTGATTCGCGGCGTCGCCGACATCCTGCGGCGCACGGTGCGTTCGGACCAGCTGGTCGCGCGCATCGGCGGGGAGGAATTCGCCCTGGTCTACGCCGAGCAGGTGCTGGCCGAAGCCGCCGAGGGCGCCGAACGCGTGCGCGCGGCCGTGCAGGCGCACCATTTCGAGCTGGGCAACGGGCCGACGGCCGTCACGGTCAGCATCGGGGTGGCGCAGTGGAGCGGGGCGATGAGTGGATTGCCCGGCCTGTTGCGTGCGGCGGACTCCGAGCTCTACCGCGCCAAGCGAACCGGCCGCAACCGCGTCTGCCACGGTGACGACAACACCTGA
- a CDS encoding WD40/YVTN/BNR-like repeat-containing protein produces MTARPEPHAATTTAQRWAAWEAHQKLVAQSPFNGLKWRDIGPVVQGGRVVDIASVPGAPYTFYVAYASGGVWKTTNNGVSFEPLSDRLPTMVTGAIAVDPQKTDTLWVGSGEPNSSRSSYGGLGVFRSDDGGKSFRPMGLDDTDRISRILVHPGDSDTVYVAAIGKLYTEGGSRGIFRTRDGGKTWQHVLKGESPWTGAIDLAMDPRDPNVLYAAQWERERKPWKFVESGKGSGIYKSTDGGETWTRLAGGFPTGAKVGRIGLSIAASQPDTLYASVDNWDELPADQQEKSDRSLSAASLRTMSKEEFLRQDPEEIETFIRNNDLDTALDATALIDKVRKDEVTLADLVRKLDASSTGFDADKIRGLEIYRSDDAGKTWRRTNQHPLREVNYSYGYYFGVVRVSPTDPEHVYAQGLPMIESTDGGKTWHGLNDPQVHVDYHELLIDPNYPQRLIAGNDGGVDMSYDGGKTWIKLDAQPVGQLYTINVDMADPYNVCGGFQDNGTLKGSSRTKWRQHEDWSEVGGGDGMWCAFDLRDGQTFYSGYQFGNYSRSGGPGGAQEVRARAALKDPPLRYNWLSPLVLSTHNPDVVYLAANRLFRSFDEGETWSAISPDLTTSKQRGNVPFATISTVSESPRQFGLIWAGTDDGNVWVTDTAGTHWKNVADTLPADRWVSRVEASHHETRRAYVSLNGYRNDDGTPYLYRTDDLGQRWTSIGKGLPDEPINVVREDPVNADVLYVGTDRGVYVSRDRGNSWESLQANLPNVPVHDLIVHPRERELVAATHGRSAWVVDVLPVQELTPVLAKEALKLFPLESVQGSRDWRSRPSEWFDEKPYLPQIEGAYWVKSAGTVTLSVVDSNGNPVQKLTFEAGAGVNAWQWDLSIDKDLALKAEQAALAKDAGTEKDGKPNLSKTPVAESVRLGHRLLATPGKYTVRLEQGSASSETALEIKAPEARKPRAKAPPSCAARTNGHVLNRRQAPIRWPRNASASPPANKAVQAGAAQGSAGRCSARFAPAQHFVGDLAAQGQAVFVVVPEMDATVQP; encoded by the coding sequence GTGACTGCCCGTCCTGAACCCCATGCTGCCACCACCACCGCCCAGCGGTGGGCCGCATGGGAAGCACACCAGAAGCTGGTCGCCCAGTCGCCGTTCAACGGCCTGAAGTGGCGCGACATCGGCCCGGTCGTGCAGGGCGGTCGCGTCGTCGACATCGCGTCCGTACCCGGCGCGCCATACACCTTCTACGTGGCCTACGCCTCGGGCGGGGTGTGGAAGACAACCAACAACGGCGTCAGCTTCGAACCGCTGTCTGACCGCCTCCCGACCATGGTCACCGGCGCCATCGCGGTCGATCCGCAGAAGACCGACACGCTCTGGGTCGGCAGTGGCGAACCCAACTCGTCGCGTTCGTCCTACGGCGGGCTGGGTGTATTCCGCTCGGACGATGGCGGCAAGTCCTTCCGTCCCATGGGCCTGGACGACACGGACCGCATCTCGCGCATCCTGGTGCATCCGGGCGACTCCGACACCGTGTACGTGGCGGCGATCGGCAAGCTGTACACCGAGGGCGGCTCACGCGGCATCTTCCGCACGCGCGACGGCGGCAAGACCTGGCAGCACGTGCTCAAGGGCGAGTCGCCCTGGACCGGCGCCATCGACCTGGCGATGGATCCGCGCGATCCCAACGTGCTCTACGCCGCCCAGTGGGAGCGGGAGCGCAAACCGTGGAAATTCGTCGAAAGCGGCAAAGGTTCCGGAATTTACAAATCCACGGACGGCGGCGAAACCTGGACGCGCCTGGCCGGCGGATTTCCCACCGGCGCCAAGGTCGGCCGTATCGGCCTGTCCATTGCCGCCAGCCAGCCCGATACGCTCTATGCCAGCGTCGACAACTGGGACGAACTGCCAGCCGACCAGCAGGAGAAGAGCGACCGTTCGCTCTCGGCCGCGAGCCTGCGCACGATGAGCAAGGAGGAGTTCCTGCGCCAGGATCCGGAAGAGATTGAAACCTTCATCCGCAACAACGACCTGGATACCGCGCTCGATGCCACCGCGCTGATCGACAAGGTCAGGAAGGACGAGGTCACGCTGGCCGACCTGGTGCGCAAGCTCGATGCCTCCAGCACCGGATTTGACGCCGACAAGATCCGCGGCCTCGAGATCTACCGGTCCGACGACGCCGGCAAGACCTGGCGCCGCACCAACCAGCACCCGCTGCGCGAGGTCAATTACAGCTACGGCTACTACTTCGGCGTCGTGCGCGTATCGCCAACCGATCCGGAACACGTGTATGCGCAGGGCCTGCCGATGATCGAGTCCACCGACGGCGGCAAGACCTGGCACGGCCTGAATGATCCCCAGGTGCACGTGGACTACCACGAGCTGCTGATCGATCCGAACTACCCGCAGCGGTTGATCGCCGGCAATGACGGCGGCGTGGACATGAGCTACGACGGTGGCAAGACCTGGATCAAGCTCGACGCACAACCGGTCGGACAGCTCTACACCATCAACGTCGACATGGCTGACCCGTACAACGTCTGCGGCGGATTCCAGGACAACGGCACCCTCAAGGGTTCGAGCCGCACGAAATGGCGCCAGCATGAAGACTGGTCGGAAGTGGGTGGCGGCGACGGCATGTGGTGCGCATTCGATCTGCGCGACGGGCAGACCTTCTACTCGGGCTACCAGTTCGGCAACTATTCGCGCTCCGGCGGTCCGGGCGGCGCGCAGGAAGTGCGCGCGCGCGCGGCGTTGAAAGATCCGCCACTGCGCTACAACTGGCTTTCACCGCTGGTGCTCTCCACGCACAATCCCGACGTGGTGTACCTGGCCGCCAACCGCCTGTTCCGCTCGTTCGACGAAGGGGAAACCTGGAGCGCGATCAGCCCGGACCTCACCACCAGCAAGCAGCGCGGCAACGTCCCCTTCGCCACCATCAGCACGGTCAGCGAATCGCCGCGCCAGTTCGGCCTGATCTGGGCCGGCACGGACGACGGCAACGTCTGGGTGACCGATACGGCCGGCACGCACTGGAAGAATGTCGCCGATACCCTGCCGGCCGACCGCTGGGTCAGCCGCGTCGAAGCCTCGCATCACGAAACACGCCGCGCCTACGTCAGCCTCAACGGCTATCGCAATGACGACGGTACGCCCTATCTTTACCGCACTGACGATCTCGGCCAACGCTGGACGTCCATCGGCAAGGGCCTGCCCGATGAACCGATCAACGTCGTGCGCGAAGATCCGGTGAATGCCGACGTGCTTTACGTGGGCACCGACCGCGGCGTCTATGTGAGCCGCGACCGGGGCAATTCGTGGGAATCACTCCAGGCCAACCTTCCCAACGTGCCGGTGCATGACCTCATCGTGCACCCGCGCGAGCGCGAACTGGTCGCCGCCACTCACGGCCGCAGCGCCTGGGTGGTGGATGTGCTGCCGGTGCAGGAGCTCACGCCGGTGCTGGCGAAAGAAGCGCTCAAGCTGTTCCCGCTCGAATCCGTGCAGGGCAGCCGCGACTGGCGTTCAAGGCCGTCCGAGTGGTTCGACGAGAAGCCCTACCTGCCGCAAATCGAGGGCGCCTACTGGGTGAAGTCGGCAGGCACGGTCACGCTCAGTGTCGTCGACAGCAACGGCAATCCGGTGCAGAAACTCACCTTCGAGGCCGGCGCCGGCGTCAATGCCTGGCAATGGGACCTGTCGATCGACAAGGATCTGGCACTAAAGGCCGAGCAGGCTGCGCTGGCGAAGGATGCCGGGACCGAAAAGGACGGCAAGCCGAATCTGTCCAAGACCCCGGTGGCGGAATCAGTGCGGCTGGGACATCGCCTGCTGGCCACGCCCGGCAAATACACCGTGCGCCTGGAACAGGGCAGCGCCAGCAGCGAAACGGCGCTGGAAATCAAGGCACCCGAAGCGCGCAAGCCGCGCGCCAAGGCGCCCCCAAGCTGCGCGGCAAGGACAAATGGACACGTCCTCAACCGGCGGCAGGCGCCAATCCGCTGGCCGAGGAACGCCAGCGCGAGTCCGCCGGCAAATAAGGCCGTACAGGCCGGCGCTGCGCAAGGCAGCGCCGGCCGTTGCTCAGCGCGATTCGCGCCAGCGCAGCACTTCGTCGGCGATCTTGCGGCCCAGGGCCAGGCCGTCTTCGTTGTCGTGCCGGAAATGGATGCCACCGTACAGCCGTGA
- a CDS encoding vanadium-dependent haloperoxidase — MMLRHCSPRASFRRFVGFMVVMVAGVASAGTLLDYPRSTGRDTTIAVPQTAFHDWQAAESEAATLVEAWKTEPVTLPWTRLQLARYIKHKAMPTRGARGLALMHVAMYDGHQLAIARKLDAKLVVSAAAARVLGYQFTAEERAFDRIAYSVAAQLSGTTRETLPPAALDALRLGYGVGEKVVARAETDGAQRGWNGSRLQWYGDDRYYGPGSWEPTPPYFYYPPDEPFAPGWKTWVLKRADQFRPTPPPFGSERYLKDVQEVVAIHTSRTDEQLRIAKFWVDGHGSVTPPGHWNQIAMDEVKKARLDDATTARLFAEINIAMADTFIAVWDTKYHYWTMRPITAAKKLLGQELKLPILTPPFPSYVSGHAGFSGAAARILGNYFPQEAERLDTMAEEAAASRLYGGIHFRHDNEDGLALGRKIADEVLRWRESR; from the coding sequence ATGATGTTGCGTCATTGTTCGCCGCGCGCGTCATTCCGCCGCTTCGTCGGCTTCATGGTGGTGATGGTCGCCGGCGTGGCTTCGGCCGGCACCCTGCTCGACTACCCCCGCTCAACGGGGCGCGATACCACGATCGCCGTTCCGCAGACGGCTTTTCACGACTGGCAGGCCGCGGAATCCGAAGCGGCGACGCTCGTCGAAGCCTGGAAAACCGAGCCGGTGACGCTGCCCTGGACCCGCCTCCAGCTGGCGCGCTACATCAAGCACAAGGCCATGCCCACGCGCGGCGCGCGCGGCCTGGCGCTGATGCACGTGGCGATGTACGACGGCCACCAGCTGGCGATCGCGCGCAAACTCGACGCAAAGCTCGTGGTATCCGCCGCAGCGGCGCGGGTGCTGGGCTATCAGTTCACGGCCGAGGAACGCGCCTTTGACCGCATTGCCTATTCGGTCGCCGCACAGCTGAGTGGCACGACACGCGAGACCCTGCCGCCCGCCGCGCTCGACGCTCTTCGCCTGGGCTACGGCGTCGGTGAGAAAGTGGTGGCCCGCGCGGAAACCGACGGGGCCCAGCGCGGCTGGAACGGATCGCGCCTGCAGTGGTACGGCGATGATCGCTACTACGGTCCTGGTTCGTGGGAGCCCACGCCGCCGTACTTCTACTATCCGCCCGACGAGCCCTTCGCGCCGGGCTGGAAGACCTGGGTGCTCAAGCGCGCCGACCAGTTCCGCCCGACTCCGCCGCCCTTCGGCTCCGAGCGGTATCTCAAGGACGTGCAGGAAGTCGTCGCCATCCACACCTCGCGCACCGACGAGCAGCTGCGCATCGCCAAGTTCTGGGTCGACGGCCATGGGTCGGTCACGCCGCCGGGGCACTGGAACCAGATTGCGATGGACGAGGTGAAGAAGGCCCGGCTCGATGACGCCACCACCGCGCGCCTCTTCGCCGAGATCAATATCGCGATGGCCGACACCTTCATCGCCGTGTGGGATACCAAATACCACTATTGGACAATGCGGCCGATCACGGCGGCGAAGAAGCTGCTGGGCCAGGAGCTGAAACTGCCGATCCTGACACCGCCGTTTCCCTCGTACGTTTCCGGCCACGCCGGCTTCAGCGGGGCCGCGGCGCGCATCCTGGGCAACTATTTTCCGCAGGAGGCGGAGCGACTGGACACGATGGCCGAGGAGGCCGCCGCGTCACGGCTGTACGGTGGCATCCATTTCCGGCACGACAACGAAGACGGCCTGGCCCTGGGCCGCAAGATCGCCGACGAAGTGCTGCGCTGGCGCGAATCGCGCTGA
- a CDS encoding ankyrin repeat domain-containing protein yields MRRLIAAVALVLLGGAAQAADTPSRSEARKQLKATNVDVSIERLVQYSADGDAATVELLIAAGVSPRDAEPKRRVTPLHNAAAQGHERLVRRFLELGADVNATDWQGNTPLINASYHGRAAIVDILLGQKARTDVRPDNGPTALIAAVHSGSLPVVEKLLAAGADARQGDAAGHTPLAVAERTGRKEIAARLAATPGGQP; encoded by the coding sequence ATGAGGCGGCTCATCGCAGCAGTCGCACTCGTGCTGCTGGGCGGTGCAGCTCAGGCGGCGGACACGCCGTCGCGCAGCGAGGCGCGCAAGCAGCTCAAGGCGACGAATGTCGACGTGTCCATCGAACGCCTGGTGCAGTATTCGGCGGACGGCGACGCGGCGACGGTCGAATTGCTGATCGCCGCGGGCGTATCGCCCAGGGACGCCGAACCCAAGCGCCGCGTCACGCCGCTCCACAACGCGGCGGCCCAGGGGCATGAGCGCCTCGTTCGCCGGTTCCTGGAACTGGGGGCCGATGTCAACGCGACCGACTGGCAGGGCAATACACCGCTGATCAACGCGTCCTACCACGGGCGTGCCGCTATCGTGGACATCCTGTTGGGCCAGAAAGCGCGCACGGATGTGCGTCCCGACAACGGTCCGACGGCATTGATCGCTGCCGTTCACAGTGGATCATTGCCGGTTGTGGAGAAATTGCTCGCCGCAGGCGCCGATGCGCGACAGGGCGATGCGGCGGGACATACGCCGCTTGCCGTCGCAGAACGGACGGGTCGCAAGGAGATAGCGGCGCGCCTGGCAGCGACACCGGGAGGTCAGCCGTGA
- a CDS encoding DsbA family protein, which translates to MLRPLLCSFLALLPFTASAQSLVPPVKDPAVSIVVFAAFDCGYCAQSQAMLDTLKQKYAGKLSIAFKHFPVDLSETGVLPHEAALAAAEQGQFIAMHDALFAKGSPRDRRGIEKLAAELKLDLGRFRDDLDRHAGRARIDADRREAEGFGVKVTPTFYVQGFKLEGLHNIDVFTQIIDHQLASDSIRPEVPAGGAP; encoded by the coding sequence ATGCTCAGACCGCTTCTGTGTTCCTTCCTTGCGTTGCTGCCCTTCACGGCATCGGCCCAGTCGCTGGTGCCGCCGGTGAAGGATCCCGCTGTTTCCATCGTCGTCTTCGCGGCCTTCGACTGCGGCTACTGCGCGCAGTCCCAGGCGATGCTCGACACGCTCAAGCAAAAATATGCCGGCAAGCTGTCGATCGCGTTCAAGCATTTTCCCGTCGATCTGTCGGAGACCGGCGTGCTGCCGCACGAGGCGGCGCTGGCGGCGGCGGAGCAGGGGCAGTTCATCGCCATGCACGATGCGTTGTTTGCCAAGGGCAGCCCGCGTGACCGTCGTGGCATCGAGAAACTGGCTGCGGAACTCAAGCTGGATCTGGGCCGGTTCCGTGACGATCTGGACCGCCATGCCGGTCGCGCCAGGATCGATGCAGACCGGCGGGAGGCCGAAGGATTCGGGGTGAAGGTGACGCCGACCTTCTACGTGCAGGGCTTCAAGCTCGAAGGCCTGCACAACATTGACGTGTTCACCCAGATCATCGACCACCAGCTGGCGAGCGATTCGATCAGGCCGGAAGTGCCCGCAGGCGGTGCGCCATGA